Proteins encoded within one genomic window of Pygocentrus nattereri isolate fPygNat1 chromosome 7, fPygNat1.pri, whole genome shotgun sequence:
- the capn12 gene encoding calpain-12, whose translation MSDNTSAPGSAGNPVKFKNQDYTSIRDECLKKKTLFLDSTFTADQTSVGMPADPDPKLVIKWLRPKEISSNAVFVDGTTGTTDICQGQLGNCWLLAALSCLTMHPTLFEKVVPAGQTLAAPYVGIFRFRFWQYGEWVEVVVDDRLPVRGGRLLFSYSRTSNEFWSALVEKAYAKLIGSYGSLKGGNISEGMEDFTGGIAYTRPVSSRTPPVLWRTLTAALSRGSLLSCFIQAKNVKEIGTVTAEGLVKGHAYAITSTDKVHRKAEEVLLVRLRNPWGFVEFCGPWSDKCNDWDGIDSAEKTRIHLNIEEDGEFWIGMEDFCRMFDTVELCSVNPDSDAGEDGDAAGASDWSLTSHKGSWVPMCSAGGSRKYPRTFWKNPQFHLVLSQQDVEDVEVDEDDADVGDDDNVAGNTAVKSGAEKHKEKMKKCTMLVELLQKDRRQKDKINFFYIAFHIFKVPPELQDSTGSFDEQFFSANPLVSRSGPYKNSRAVWRKVHLDPGHYVVMPSTQRPNQQGEFFLRIYAKKGNTLGSRDITCPTPFNMTVMSTPPPPEDQKRVEKWFDEEAGPDDRLNAAEFMKLVNSVLEKDYHLPLETCRQLIFGEDTGGRGRLSRDQAEKLLSSLRNLQSIFFEYDEDSSGTMNPFELSQALKAAGVQCDNCILQMLWERFGSGEQHLPFPSFVSCVTRLQVLVALFESETSLEVKNRGINVWLLRLLAV comes from the exons ATGTCTGACAACACCTCTGCTCCCGGCTCTGCTGGAAACCCGGTGAAGTTTAAGAATCAGGACTACACCTCCATCAGAGATGAGTGTCTCAAGAAAAAAACTCTGTTCCTGGACTCGACTTTCACAGCTGACCAGACTTCCGTCGGCATGCCGGCAGATCCGGACCCAAAACTGGTCATCAAATGGCTGAGACCCAAG GAAATCAGCAGCAATGCTGTCTTTGTTGATGGCACCACGGGCACCACTGATATCTGCCAGGGTCAGCTGG gtAACTGCTGGCTACTGGCTGCGCTGTCCTGTCTCACTATGCACCCCACTCTGTTTGAGAAGGTGGTCCCAGCTGGACAGACCTTGGCGGCCCCCTATGTTGGAATCTTCCGCTTCAGG tTCTGGCAGTATGGTGAGtgggtggaggtggtggtggatGACAGGCTGCCCGTGCGAGGAGGCCGTCTGCTCTTCAGCTACTCCCGCACCAGCAACGAGTTCTGGAGCGCCCTGGTGGAGAAGGCTTACGCCAA GTTGATTGGCTCCTATGGCAGTCTGAAGGGGGGTAATATTTCTGAGGGAATGGAGGATTTTACAGGAGGAATTGCCTACACTCGTCCCGTCTCCTCCCGCACGCCTCCTGTGCTCTGGAGAACTCTCACTGCTGCGCTGTCCAGAGGAAGCCTGCTCAGCTGCTTCATTCAG GCCAAAAACGTGAAGGAGATTGgtacagtgacagcagaggggCTGGTCAAAGGTCATGCCTATGCCATCACCTCTACAGATAAG gTCCACAGGAAGGCTGAGGAGGTGCTGCTGGTGCGGCTGCGGAACCCCTGGGGATTTGTGGAGTTCTGTGGACCCTGGAGTGACAA GTGCAATGACTGGGATGGCATAGACAGTGCTGAGAAGACCAGAATTCACCTGAACATTGAAGAGGATGGAGAATTTTG GATTGGGATGGAGGATTTTTGTAGGATGTTTGATACAGTGGAGCTGTGCAGCGTGAATCCTGACTCCGATGCTGGGGAGGATGGTGATGCTGCTGgtgcctctgattggtccttGACCTCCCACAAGGGATCATGGGTCCCAATGTGCTCTGCAGGGGGCAGCCGAAAATACCCac GAACGTTCTGGAAGAACCCTCAATTCCACCTAGTCCTGTCTCAGCAGGACGTGGAGGATGTGGAGGTAGACGAAGATGATGCAGATGTTGGTGACGATGATAATGTGGCTGGTAACACAGCCGTAAAGAGTGGGGCAGAGAAGCATaaggagaagatgaagaagtGCACAATGCTGGTGGAGCTGCTGCAGAAGGACcgcagacagaaagacaaaatcAACTTCTTCTACATCGCCTTCCACATCTTCAAA GTCCCTCCTGAG CTGCAGGACAGCACTGGTTCTTTTGACGAGCAGTTTTTCAGTGCTAACCCACTGGTGAGCCGTTCTGGGCCATATAAGAATTCAAGGGCCGTTTGGAGGAAGGTACATCTGGATCCTGGACACTACGTCGTCATGCCTTCCACACAGAGGCCCAACCAGCAGGGGGAGTTCTTCCTCCGCATCTACGCCAAGAAAGGAAACACACTGGG GTCCCGTGACATCACCTGTCCTACTCCTTTCAATATG ACTGTAATGTCAACGCCACCTCCCCCTGAGGATCAAAAGAGAGTGGAGAAGTGGTTTGATGAAGAGGCTGGACCG GATGACCGACTGAATGCAGCGGAGTTTATGAAGCTGGTGAACTCAG TGCTGGAGAAGGACTATCATCTTCCCCTGGAGACCTGCAGGCAGCTCATCTTTGGGGAGGAT ACTGGAGGTCGAGGCAGACTGAGTCGAGATCAGGCCGAGAAGCTTCTGTCTTCACTGCGTAACCTGCAG TCAATCTTTTTTGAGTATGATGAGGATTCGTCAGGAACCATGAATCCGTTTGAGCTCAGTCAGGCCCTCAAAGCAGCGG GTGTACAATGTGATAATTGCATTCTGCAGATGTTGTGGGAACGTTTCGGCTCTGGAGAGCAGCACCTGCCCTTCCCCAGCTTTGTCTCATGTGTCACCAGACTGCAGGTCCTCGTGG CGCTATTtgagtcagagaccagccttgAGGTGAAGAACAGAGGAATAAATGTG